From the genome of Uranotaenia lowii strain MFRU-FL chromosome 1, ASM2978415v1, whole genome shotgun sequence, one region includes:
- the LOC129738754 gene encoding zinc finger protein GLI2-like — MFVSGSVGNSAQFDIPKTIDLNVPIMNFSNMSLLTPTTPGTMKDPMYIGETCPEAKMIFHEKPKCSFSPASASNCSYEENNSGFRQKYCGVIEGADETQPSYAPNAPYTMQTRNDELYFKFDPEYIEKLQSSCNSVIGHDYYNFNDVNCQSKNQSPCSSPPLDPWITSSLMMNQPQEPTQNPSNSPKYNNTMDNQSDLQQLPSIKCAFGSSIQFDDTPKIYPAQNSQANYMIDYFDTSFLDQFSQNVDIGSNNASSNDAYQHPEENYNTCDKITEKPNREFKDIWQQRQQSQLIKQEPIAAADEDEEDEEEPDEAEGTATDPEQPLECLWTDCNLKFPDQTSLVAHIEKRHVEVKKGEEFACFWLDCPRRYRPFNARYKLLIHMRVHSGEKPNKCPFSGCDKAFSRLENLKIHQRSHTGERPYNCQYVGCSKAFSNSSDRAKHQRTHYDTKPYACQLPGCTKRYTDPSSLRKHVKNHACRVEGASQGRRKSHKESATPHSVGNTSTVTSSGQSLILPSVSSIRRHSESSLANYYESIAQEATGNTEDENLFEFDEVFEDPPSNPSLGGSSGFNDEKVINFSHSPADDFMDNSPVKSACSEEYISYECVKNFLPEGNYLNNYGMSSGMMDTDAHYSAKDIQPLDYDFFDHVV, encoded by the exons ATGTTTGTCAGTGGCTCAGTTGGCAATAGTGCGCAGTTTGATATTCCCAAAACTATTGACTTAAACGTTCCAATCATGAACTTTAGCAATATGTCACTATTGACCCCGACAACTCCGGGGACAATGAAAGATCCGATGTATATTGGTGAAACCTGTCCGGAGGCGAAAATGATCTTCCATGAAAAACCAAAATGCTCCTTTTCACCGGCTTCAGCGAGCAATTGTTCGTATGAGGAAAATAATTCTGGATTTCGTCAGAAGTATTGCGGTGTGATAGAGGGTGCTGATGAAACTCAACCGAGCTACGCTCCCAATGCACCATACACAATGCAGACCAGGAATGATGAGCTGTACTTCAAATTCGATCCGGAATACATCGAAAAACTTCAATCGTCATGCAACAGTGTTATTGGTCACGATTATTACAACTTCAACGATGTCAACTGCCAATCAAAAAACCAAAGCCCTTGTTCATCGCCACCTTTGGACCCCTGGATTACATCTTCATTGATGATGAATCAACCCCAGGAGCCAACCCAAAACCCATCGAACTCACCAAAGTACAACAACACGATGGACAACCAATCCGATCTTCAACAACTGCCATCGATCAAGTGCGCTTTTGGTAGCTCAATTCAGTTTGACGACACGCCGAAAATCTACCCAGCCCAGAATTCACAGGCAAACTACATGATCGACTACTTCGACACGAGTTTTTTGGATCAGTTCAGCCAAAACGTGGACATCGGAAGCAACAACGCCAGCAGTAACGATGCCTATCAGCACCCGGAGGAAAATTACAACACCTGCGACAAAATAACCGAAAAACCAAACCGCGAATTCAAAGATATTTGGCAGCAGCGTCAGCAGTCGCAACTCATCAAACAGGAACCGATCGCTGCTGCCGACGAAGATGAAGAGGACGAAGAGGAACCGGATGAGGCGGAAGGAACGGCCACCGATCCCGAGCAGCCGCTCGAGTGCCTCTGGACAGATTGCAATCTGAAGTTCCCCGATCAAACGTCTCTGGTAGCGCACATCGAAAAGCGCCACGTCGAGGTCAAGAAGGGCGAAGAGTTCGCTTGCTTCTGGCTTGATTGTCCCCGTCGCTATCGGCCGTTTAATGCCCGCTACAAGTTGCTCATTCACATGAGAGTGCACTCCGGTGAAAAGCCGAACAAATGTCCG TTTTCCGGCTGCGACAAGGCATTCTCTCGGTTGGAAAATCTCAAAATCCACCAACGATCGCACACGGGCGAACGGCCGTACAACTGCCAGTACGTTGGCTGCTCCAAAGCCTTCAGTAACAGCTCGGACCGGGCCAAGCATCAACGAACCCATTACGATACG aaacCATACGCCTGCCAGCTTCCAGGCTGTACCAAACGTTACACCGATCCTTCCAGTTTGCGGAAACATGTAAAAAATCATGCATGTCGCGTTGAAGGAGCAAGTCAAGGACGCCGAAAGTCTCATAAAGAATCTGCAACACCTCATTCGGTCGGAAATACCAGCACCGTTACTTCCTCCGGGCAATCGTTGATTTTGCCAAGCGTCAGCTCCATTCGGCGACATTCGGAATCATCGCTGGCAAACTATTACGAATCGATAGCGCAGGAAGCAACTGGAAACACCGAGGACGAGAACTTATTTGAGTTCGACGAAGTTTTCGAAGATCCTCCTAGTAACCCATCGCTCGGTGGTAGCTCGGGTTTCAATGACGAAAAAGTCATCAATTTTAGCCACTCACCTGCTGATGATTTCATGGATAATTCTCCCGTCAAAAGTGCATGTTCGGAAGAATACATTTCCTACGAATGTGTCAAAAACTTCCTCCCAGAGGGCAACTATCTCAACAACTACGGGATGAGTTCCGGTATGATGGATACCGATGCTCATTACTCTGCCAAAGATATCCAGCCTCTGGATTATGACTTTTTCGATCATGTGGTGTAG